Proteins encoded within one genomic window of [Limnothrix rosea] IAM M-220:
- the fba gene encoding class II fructose-bisphosphate aldolase (catalyzes the reversible aldol condensation of dihydroxyacetonephosphate and glyceraldehyde 3-phosphate in the Calvin cycle, glycolysis, and/or gluconeogenesis), with translation MALVPMRLLLDHAAENGYGIPAFNVNNMEQILSIMQAADETDSPVILQASRGARKYAGENFLRHLVLAAVESYPHIPVAMHQDHGNSPATCYSAIRNGFTSVMMDGSLEADAKTPASFEYNVNVTAEVVKVAHSVGASVEGELGCLGSLETGQGEAEDGHGFEGTLSKDQLLTDPDEAVEFVERTQVDALAVAIGTSHGAYKFTRKPTGEILAISRIAEIHDRLPNTHLVMHGSSSVPQEWLDMINEFGGAIPETYGVPVEEIQKGIKSGVRKVNIDTDNRLAITAAIREAAMKDPKNFDPRHFLKPSIKYMQQVCSDRYQQFWTAGNASKIKQIALDDFAAKYASGELAAKAAVKA, from the coding sequence ATGGCACTCGTCCCAATGCGTCTGCTCTTAGATCACGCGGCAGAGAACGGCTACGGCATTCCTGCATTCAACGTCAACAACATGGAACAGATTCTGTCCATCATGCAGGCTGCTGATGAGACCGATAGCCCTGTTATTCTCCAAGCTTCCCGCGGTGCGCGTAAGTATGCTGGCGAGAACTTCCTCCGCCACCTCGTTCTCGCAGCAGTAGAAAGCTATCCCCACATTCCCGTAGCAATGCACCAAGACCACGGCAACAGCCCTGCGACTTGCTACTCCGCTATCCGTAACGGTTTTACCTCCGTCATGATGGATGGCTCCCTTGAAGCCGATGCAAAGACTCCCGCAAGCTTTGAATACAACGTCAACGTTACCGCTGAAGTCGTTAAAGTTGCTCACTCCGTTGGTGCATCTGTAGAAGGTGAACTCGGCTGTCTCGGCTCCCTTGAAACAGGTCAAGGTGAAGCAGAAGATGGTCACGGTTTCGAAGGTACCCTCAGTAAGGATCAGCTCCTCACTGACCCCGACGAAGCAGTTGAATTCGTAGAGCGCACTCAAGTTGATGCTCTTGCAGTTGCCATTGGTACTAGCCATGGTGCTTACAAATTTACTCGTAAGCCCACAGGTGAAATCCTTGCAATTAGCCGTATTGCTGAAATTCACGATCGCCTCCCCAACACCCACTTGGTCATGCACGGTTCTTCTTCCGTCCCCCAAGAATGGTTGGACATGATCAACGAATTCGGTGGTGCTATCCCTGAAACTTACGGTGTACCTGTAGAAGAAATCCAGAAAGGTATCAAGAGCGGTGTTCGCAAAGTTAACATCGACACTGATAACCGTTTGGCAATCACTGCAGCAATTCGTGAAGCAGCGATGAAAGATCCGAAGAACTTTGACCCCCGTCACTTCTTGAAGCCTTCTATTAAGTACATGCAACAAGTTTGTAGCGATCGCTATCAACAGTTCTGGACTGCTGGTAACGCAAGCAAAATCAAGCAAATTGCCCTTGATGACTTTGCTGCTAAGTATGCAAGTGGTGAACTTGCTGCTAAAGCTGCTGTTAAAGCGTAG
- a CDS encoding energy transducer TonB, which yields MAGWLAFSFVVHGSLLGIYLAIAATQRSENQVAVELPPIEVVLLEPQEAIPLPLPTESQATSPAPASPSTLETRSESRQSVSAPAKSTAPKSAASVPARSSSSPRPTPTPVKNGRSPLPISPTPTPSKTSSSSPSPNPVPTPQRATPPSPASPTPAPSPTPMPTPAAPVVPAPTPQSPSPAPQPVPSPKPQPSPPPAPPVPAPAPINCVQGCGDRRGSLNGQTGVAIVRVEISQSGAVVAANIVSSSGNSALDNKAIAAARQMKFSAHNAANNQSRQVRINLGS from the coding sequence TTGGCTGGCTGGCTAGCTTTTTCGTTTGTTGTGCATGGTAGTTTGCTTGGGATCTATCTGGCGATCGCCGCAACACAACGGAGTGAAAACCAAGTGGCAGTGGAGTTGCCACCCATTGAAGTGGTTTTGTTAGAGCCTCAGGAGGCAATACCTTTACCTCTGCCCACTGAGTCTCAGGCCACGTCACCAGCGCCTGCTTCGCCAAGCACTCTAGAGACTAGAAGTGAGTCACGGCAATCGGTTTCTGCTCCGGCAAAATCAACTGCCCCAAAATCAGCTGCATCGGTGCCTGCTCGATCTTCGTCTTCTCCGAGGCCGACTCCGACTCCTGTAAAAAATGGGCGATCGCCATTACCGATTTCGCCAACGCCAACGCCATCAAAAACGTCATCATCTAGTCCTTCCCCAAATCCGGTTCCAACACCCCAACGGGCTACGCCGCCCAGCCCAGCATCTCCGACTCCGGCTCCCAGCCCGACTCCAATGCCAACGCCTGCCGCTCCAGTTGTCCCCGCGCCAACTCCCCAGTCGCCATCACCTGCGCCGCAGCCTGTTCCCTCTCCAAAACCGCAACCGAGTCCGCCCCCGGCTCCTCCTGTTCCAGCGCCAGCGCCAATTAATTGTGTACAAGGCTGTGGCGATCGCCGCGGTAGTCTTAATGGCCAAACCGGTGTAGCCATTGTGCGGGTTGAAATTAGCCAATCCGGTGCAGTTGTCGCGGCAAATATTGTCTCTTCAAGTGGAAATAGCGCCCTTGATAATAAGGCAATCGCCGCCGCCCGACAAATGAAATTTAGTGCCCATAACGCTGCAAATAATCAATCTCGCCAAGTCCGCATTAATCTAGGCTCTTAA
- the smpB gene encoding SsrA-binding protein SmpB, with translation MAESKKAIKLISDNRQARFRYEILETLEAGVALVGTEVKSIRAGKVNLRDGYVLVRGGEAWLLNVHISPYNMSAQYFNHEPKRDRKLLLHKKEIRRLIGQLEQKGLTLIPLKMYLKGSLVKVSLGLGRGKKLHDKRETIKRRQDKRDMARALKSR, from the coding sequence ATGGCAGAGTCGAAAAAAGCAATTAAGTTAATTAGTGATAACCGCCAAGCCAGATTTCGGTATGAAATTCTTGAAACATTAGAGGCTGGTGTTGCGCTAGTGGGCACAGAGGTAAAGTCCATCCGTGCTGGCAAGGTAAATCTCCGGGATGGCTATGTCCTCGTGCGTGGGGGTGAGGCATGGTTGCTGAATGTTCATATCTCCCCTTACAACATGAGCGCGCAATATTTTAATCATGAACCGAAGCGTGATCGTAAATTGCTTTTGCATAAAAAAGAAATTCGTCGTTTGATTGGTCAGCTGGAACAGAAGGGGTTAACGCTGATTCCTCTCAAAATGTATTTAAAAGGTAGTTTGGTCAAGGTAAGTCTTGGTCTTGGTCGTGGTAAGAAACTCCATGATAAGCGGGAAACAATCAAGCGTCGTCAGGATAAGCGCGACATGGCGAGGGCGTTAAAAAGTCGCTAG
- a CDS encoding DUF4278 domain-containing protein, translating to MKFSYRGIHFDRNPVTVEAEEGKAIGKYRGSELHAHTPKKRLNVVHHKNLKYRGASY from the coding sequence ATGAAATTCTCTTACAGAGGTATTCATTTCGACCGCAATCCCGTAACTGTTGAAGCAGAAGAAGGGAAAGCAATTGGTAAGTACCGTGGTTCTGAACTCCACGCTCACACTCCGAAGAAGCGTTTGAATGTTGTTCACCACAAAAATCTTAAGTATCGCGGTGCAAGCTACTAA
- a CDS encoding acyl-CoA dehydrogenase family protein gives MIEAVQSRSDWHSLRVYLAESVASVVEEIDQNPKVLGQCLQGLGDRRLLGLKVPVGLGGSGFSATEYGLAVTEIARKSGILAFLQTQHQSAAAMIARFGSEEQRKKLPQMVTGKLKVGVGFSQLRRAGQPMLRALPTAKGYELTGTIPWVTGFSFFQEAIAGATLPNGDELYCFIPLENTPEISGGTINCGEPLALAAMGASQTVAVKLENWLITPEQILVIKPAGSIQGGDRQNVLKHGFFALGCAYGCVDFLQQKLEQSQLRILQERLDQLRSEIVTALDTKKDFATQLDLRLKVVAIAQEYAQCALISSGGAGNLLIHPAQRLYREALMFSVFGQTETIRNATLQTLIY, from the coding sequence TTGATTGAAGCGGTTCAAAGTCGAAGTGATTGGCATAGTTTAAGGGTTTATTTGGCAGAAAGTGTTGCCTCGGTAGTGGAAGAGATAGATCAAAATCCGAAGGTGTTAGGTCAGTGTCTGCAGGGTTTAGGCGATCGCCGCCTATTGGGTTTAAAAGTGCCTGTTGGGTTGGGCGGTTCGGGATTTAGCGCCACAGAATATGGCTTAGCGGTAACTGAGATTGCAAGAAAATCTGGCATCCTTGCTTTCCTGCAAACGCAGCACCAAAGTGCCGCAGCGATGATTGCTCGATTTGGTTCCGAAGAGCAACGGAAAAAATTGCCGCAAATGGTGACAGGTAAATTAAAGGTTGGGGTTGGTTTTTCCCAGCTTCGCCGGGCTGGTCAACCGATGTTAAGGGCTTTACCGACGGCGAAGGGCTATGAATTAACGGGGACAATTCCTTGGGTTACGGGCTTCTCTTTTTTTCAAGAGGCGATCGCCGGAGCGACTTTACCCAATGGCGATGAGCTTTATTGTTTTATCCCTCTGGAGAACACACCCGAAATTTCTGGCGGCACAATTAATTGCGGTGAACCTTTAGCGCTTGCGGCTATGGGAGCGAGTCAAACCGTTGCGGTGAAGCTAGAGAATTGGCTAATTACACCGGAGCAAATATTGGTGATTAAACCTGCTGGCAGTATCCAAGGGGGCGATCGCCAAAATGTTTTAAAGCATGGATTTTTTGCTTTAGGTTGCGCCTATGGCTGTGTGGATTTTTTACAACAAAAATTAGAACAATCTCAATTGCGCATTTTGCAGGAAAGATTAGACCAACTGCGCAGTGAAATTGTGACTGCCCTAGACACAAAAAAAGATTTTGCCACACAATTAGACCTTCGCCTCAAAGTTGTGGCGATCGCCCAAGAATATGCCCAATGTGCCCTCATTAGTTCTGGTGGAGCGGGTAATCTCCTCATTCATCCTGCCCAGCGACTCTACCGAGAAGCTTTGATGTTTAGTGTCTTCGGGCAAACGGAGACGATTCGCAACGCAACATTACAAACGTTGATATATTGA